In the genome of Streptomyces racemochromogenes, one region contains:
- a CDS encoding SDR family oxidoreductase, translating to MSTILVTGGTGNLGALVVARLRGRGHEVRALSRSSAEYPVDLRNGSGLDAAMAGAEVVVHCASSPRGGDDVAARHLIASARRAGTVTNLVYISIVGVDVVPLGYYRTKLRVERMLEGSGLGVTLLRTTQFHDLVAQVTAAAAKLPLVPLPKGVRVQPIAVEEVADRLAELAGPAPAGRVADMGGPEIRTLQEWGRTYLAATGSRRRVVALPLAGKAYAGFRRGGNLAPAQAVGRTTFGEFLERRG from the coding sequence ATGAGCACGATCCTCGTCACCGGCGGCACCGGGAACCTCGGGGCCCTGGTCGTCGCCCGGCTGCGCGGCCGGGGCCACGAGGTCCGGGCCCTGAGCAGGTCCTCCGCCGAGTACCCGGTCGACCTGCGCAACGGCAGCGGGCTGGACGCGGCGATGGCGGGCGCGGAGGTCGTCGTGCACTGCGCGAGCTCTCCGCGCGGCGGCGACGACGTCGCGGCCCGGCACCTGATCGCGTCGGCCCGGCGCGCCGGGACCGTCACCAACCTCGTCTACATCTCGATCGTCGGGGTGGACGTGGTGCCGCTCGGCTACTACCGGACGAAGCTGCGGGTGGAGCGGATGCTGGAGGGGTCCGGGCTCGGGGTCACCCTCCTGCGGACCACCCAGTTCCACGACCTGGTGGCCCAGGTGACGGCCGCCGCGGCGAAGCTCCCGCTGGTCCCGCTGCCCAAGGGCGTACGGGTGCAGCCCATCGCCGTCGAGGAGGTCGCGGACCGGCTGGCGGAGCTGGCCGGGCCGGCTCCGGCGGGCCGGGTCGCGGACATGGGCGGGCCCGAGATCCGCACCCTCCAGGAGTGGGGGCGGACCTACCTCGCGGCGACGGGGAGCAGGCGGAGGGTGGTCGCGCTGCCGCTCGCGGGGAAGGCGTACGCGGGCTTCCGGCGCGGCGGGAACCTGGCCCCCGCCCAGGCGGTGGGCCGGACCACCTTCGGGGAGTTCCTGGAGCGGCGGGGGTAG
- a CDS encoding chitinase C-terminal domain-containing protein, with protein sequence MLSPTRTRAMLLASGAAIAGLLVGGLSAGVSHAADNESCRPDGLYKTAGVDVPYCSVYDAEGREKMGADHQRRVIGYFTGWRTGKDGTPAYLASNIPWSKVTHLNYAFAHVGADNRISVGADNANNAATGMTWPGVAGAEMDPALPYKGHFNLLNKFKKQYPNVKTLVSVGGWAETGGYFGDDGNRVASGGFYSMATNADGSVNQAGIDTFADSSVEFVRKYGFNGVDIDYEYPTTMKDAGNPLDWQLSNARRAGLVKGYDVLMKTLREKLDRAGAADGKHYLLSVAAPSSGYLLRGMETFQMQKYLDYVNIMSYDLHGAWNEYVGPNASLFDDGKDAELAAAGVYGSAQYGGVGYLNTDWAYHYFRGSMPSGRINIGLPYYTRGFKNVQGGTDGLWGKAPATSCPAGAGLTKCGDGAVGIDNLWHDKDANGVESPAGSNPMWHAKNLEKGVVGDYVTKYGFPANTTLTGAYARKYDSTLVAPWLWNAQKKVFLSTEDEQSVAAKADYVVDRGIGGTMVWELAGDYAYNAAKGQYEAGDTLTSLMYDKFKAAAPYGAKKAGATVPPASAVDIRTEFTEFKLGDSNYPITPKLKITNNTKSTLPGGTEFQFDYGTSAPANASDQSGFGTKVIATGHTGNNVGGLKGDFQRVSLKLPAWQTLAPGASVDLAFNYYLPVSTPSNWTVNISGTTYALAGDLARGTTTGEPGGGSTPPTTPPTTPPTTPPTTPGTCTSPAYVAGTVYNSGNVVSHKGHTWKAQWWTQNEEPGTTGQWGVWKDQGAC encoded by the coding sequence ATGCTGTCCCCCACACGTACGAGAGCGATGCTCCTGGCATCCGGCGCCGCGATAGCCGGACTGCTGGTCGGCGGGCTCTCGGCCGGCGTGTCCCACGCCGCGGACAACGAGAGCTGTCGCCCGGACGGGCTCTACAAGACCGCCGGCGTCGACGTCCCGTACTGCTCGGTCTACGACGCCGAAGGCCGCGAGAAGATGGGCGCCGACCACCAGCGGCGCGTCATCGGCTACTTCACCGGCTGGCGCACCGGCAAGGACGGCACGCCCGCCTACCTCGCCAGCAACATCCCGTGGTCCAAGGTCACCCACCTGAACTACGCCTTCGCCCACGTCGGCGCCGACAACAGGATCTCCGTCGGGGCGGACAACGCGAACAACGCCGCCACCGGGATGACCTGGCCCGGCGTCGCGGGGGCCGAGATGGACCCGGCCCTCCCGTACAAGGGCCACTTCAACCTGCTGAACAAGTTCAAGAAGCAGTACCCGAACGTGAAGACCCTGGTCTCGGTCGGCGGCTGGGCCGAGACCGGCGGTTACTTCGGCGACGACGGCAACCGGGTCGCCTCCGGCGGCTTCTACTCGATGGCCACCAACGCCGACGGTTCGGTCAACCAGGCGGGCATCGACACCTTCGCGGACTCCTCGGTGGAGTTCGTCCGCAAGTACGGGTTCAACGGCGTCGACATCGACTACGAGTACCCGACCACCATGAAGGACGCGGGCAACCCGCTGGACTGGCAGCTGTCGAACGCCCGCCGGGCCGGCCTGGTCAAGGGCTACGACGTCCTCATGAAGACGCTGCGCGAGAAGCTCGACCGCGCGGGCGCCGCCGACGGCAAGCACTACCTTCTCTCCGTCGCCGCCCCCTCCTCCGGCTACCTGCTGCGGGGCATGGAGACGTTCCAGATGCAGAAGTACCTGGACTACGTCAACATCATGTCCTACGACCTGCACGGCGCCTGGAACGAGTACGTCGGCCCCAACGCCTCCCTCTTCGACGACGGCAAGGACGCCGAACTGGCGGCCGCCGGCGTCTACGGCAGCGCGCAGTACGGCGGCGTCGGCTACCTCAACACCGACTGGGCCTACCACTACTTCCGCGGCTCGATGCCCTCGGGCCGGATCAACATCGGCCTGCCGTACTACACCCGCGGCTTCAAGAACGTGCAGGGCGGCACGGACGGCCTGTGGGGCAAGGCCCCGGCCACCAGCTGCCCGGCGGGCGCCGGTCTGACCAAGTGCGGTGACGGCGCGGTCGGCATCGACAACCTCTGGCACGACAAGGACGCCAACGGGGTCGAGTCCCCGGCGGGCTCCAACCCGATGTGGCACGCCAAGAACCTGGAGAAGGGCGTCGTCGGCGACTACGTCACCAAGTACGGCTTCCCCGCGAACACCACCCTGACCGGCGCCTACGCCCGCAAGTACGACTCCACGCTGGTGGCGCCGTGGCTGTGGAACGCGCAGAAGAAGGTCTTCCTGTCCACCGAGGACGAGCAGTCCGTCGCGGCCAAGGCCGACTACGTGGTCGACAGGGGCATCGGCGGCACCATGGTCTGGGAGCTGGCCGGCGACTACGCGTACAACGCCGCCAAGGGCCAGTACGAGGCGGGCGACACGCTCACCTCCCTGATGTACGACAAGTTCAAGGCCGCCGCCCCGTACGGCGCGAAGAAGGCGGGCGCCACCGTGCCGCCGGCGTCGGCCGTGGACATCAGGACGGAGTTCACCGAGTTCAAGCTGGGCGACTCCAACTACCCGATCACCCCGAAGCTCAAGATCACCAACAACACGAAGAGCACGCTGCCCGGCGGCACCGAGTTCCAGTTCGACTACGGCACCTCGGCGCCGGCCAATGCCTCGGACCAGTCCGGTTTCGGTACGAAGGTGATCGCCACCGGCCACACCGGCAACAACGTCGGCGGCCTGAAGGGCGACTTCCAGCGGGTCTCCCTGAAGCTCCCGGCCTGGCAGACGCTGGCCCCGGGCGCCTCCGTCGACCTGGCGTTCAACTACTACCTGCCGGTGTCCACGCCCTCCAACTGGACGGTGAACATCTCCGGCACCACCTACGCCCTCGCCGGCGACCTGGCGCGCGGCACCACCACCGGCGAGCCGGGCGGCGGCAGCACCCCGCCGACCACCCCGCCCACCACTCCCCCGACGACCCCGCCGACCACCCCCGGGACCTGCACCTCCCCGGCGTACGTCGCGGGCACGGTCTACAACTCCGGGAACGTGGTCTCGCACAAGGGCCACACCTGGAAGGCCCAGTGGTGGACGCAGAACGAGGAGCCCGGCACCACCGGCCAGTGGGGCGTCTGGAAGGACCAGGGCGCCTGCTGA
- the ribD gene encoding bifunctional diaminohydroxyphosphoribosylaminopyrimidine deaminase/5-amino-6-(5-phosphoribosylamino)uracil reductase RibD, with translation MRQEDPVATHAAQAAPDPSITAMRRAIELASRGLGSTSPNPVVGCVITDPAGAVVGEGWHERAGGPHAEVHALRAAGDAARGGTAYVTLEPCNHTGRTGPCAQALADAGIARVVYAVSDPNPQASGGGATLRAAGIATEAGLLADEAEQGNTAWLTSVRLGRPHVTWKYAATLDGRSAAEDGSSRWITSPESRADVHRLRAEADAVLVGGGTLRADDPHLAVRGVDGAVQPLRVALDTRAGLPATARILDDAAPTLIVTGEDADTAHLPGTDVLRLPLRDGRLPLDLLLAELYGRGVRSVLLEGGPTLAGALLEAGAVDRVVGYIAPALLGAGPAALAGAGITNIAGAVRLEITEAVRTGPDLRITAVPANAPKEH, from the coding sequence ATGAGGCAGGAGGACCCGGTGGCGACACACGCCGCGCAGGCAGCACCCGACCCGAGCATCACCGCGATGCGCCGGGCCATCGAGCTGGCCTCCCGCGGACTCGGCTCCACCAGCCCCAACCCCGTCGTCGGCTGCGTCATCACCGACCCCGCGGGCGCCGTCGTCGGCGAAGGCTGGCACGAGCGGGCCGGCGGCCCGCACGCCGAGGTCCACGCCCTGCGCGCGGCGGGGGACGCCGCCCGCGGCGGCACCGCCTACGTCACCCTCGAACCCTGCAACCACACCGGCCGCACCGGCCCCTGCGCCCAGGCCCTCGCCGACGCCGGCATCGCCCGAGTGGTCTACGCCGTCTCCGACCCGAACCCGCAGGCCAGCGGCGGCGGAGCCACCCTGCGCGCCGCCGGGATCGCCACCGAGGCCGGCCTGCTGGCCGACGAGGCCGAACAGGGCAACACCGCCTGGCTGACCTCCGTACGCCTCGGCCGTCCCCACGTCACCTGGAAGTACGCCGCCACCCTCGACGGCCGCAGCGCCGCGGAGGACGGCAGCAGCCGCTGGATCACCTCCCCCGAGTCCCGCGCCGACGTCCACCGGCTGCGCGCCGAGGCCGACGCGGTCCTCGTGGGCGGCGGCACCCTGCGCGCCGACGACCCCCACCTCGCCGTCCGCGGCGTCGACGGAGCCGTCCAGCCGCTGCGCGTCGCCCTCGACACCCGCGCCGGCCTCCCGGCGACCGCCCGCATCCTCGACGACGCCGCCCCCACCCTGATCGTCACCGGCGAGGACGCCGACACCGCGCACCTGCCCGGCACCGACGTGCTGCGGCTGCCGCTGCGCGACGGCCGCCTCCCCCTCGACCTCCTCCTCGCCGAGCTGTACGGGCGCGGCGTGCGCTCCGTCCTCCTCGAAGGCGGACCCACCCTCGCCGGAGCCCTCCTCGAGGCCGGCGCCGTCGACCGTGTCGTCGGCTACATCGCCCCGGCCCTCCTCGGCGCCGGCCCCGCCGCCCTCGCCGGCGCCGGCATCACCAACATCGCCGGCGCGGTACGCCTCGAGATCACCGAGGCCGTCCGCACCGGACCCGATCTGCGCATCACCGCCGTTCCCGCCAACGCCCCCAAGGAGCACTGA
- a CDS encoding riboflavin synthase, with translation MFTGIVEELGEVTAVEQLAEASRFRLRGPVVTEGAKHGDSIAVNGVCLTVVETEDGEFTADVMQETLNRSSLGALAAGSRVNLERPMALGGRLGGHLVQGHVDGTGRIISRTPSEHWEIVKVSLPENLARYVVEKGSITVDGVSLTVVEAAADYFTISLIPTTLALTTLGLKQSGDPVNLEVDVLAKYVERLLAAGVNPLHAKETAQ, from the coding sequence GTGTTCACCGGAATCGTCGAAGAACTGGGCGAGGTCACCGCCGTCGAGCAGCTCGCCGAGGCCTCCCGCTTCCGCCTGCGCGGCCCCGTCGTCACCGAGGGCGCCAAGCACGGAGACTCGATCGCCGTCAACGGCGTCTGCCTGACCGTCGTCGAGACCGAGGACGGCGAGTTCACCGCCGACGTCATGCAGGAGACCCTCAACCGCTCCAGCCTCGGCGCCCTCGCCGCCGGCTCCCGCGTCAACCTGGAGCGCCCCATGGCGCTCGGCGGACGGCTCGGCGGCCACCTCGTCCAGGGACACGTCGACGGCACCGGCCGGATCATCTCCCGCACCCCCTCGGAGCACTGGGAGATCGTCAAGGTCTCCCTGCCGGAGAACCTCGCAAGGTACGTCGTAGAGAAGGGCTCTATCACTGTGGACGGCGTCAGCCTCACCGTGGTCGAGGCCGCCGCCGACTACTTCACCATCAGCCTCATCCCCACCACCCTCGCGCTGACCACCCTCGGCCTCAAGCAGAGCGGCGACCCGGTCAACCTCGAGGTCGACGTCCTCGCGAAGTACGTCGAGCGCCTGCTGGCCGCCGGCGTGAACCCCCTCCACGCGAAGGAGACGGCGCAGTGA
- a CDS encoding nicotinamide mononucleotide transporter family protein → MTALTWLNTQAFEVFGQKVIWSDMIGNLMGLAALALGWRRSIWTWPAQLLSGLILVAAYASAHLAGGVGKQLLVISVAVWGWRAWQLGRRKAQDGSIAVRTATWKERGLLLAGAAAGTLAVGGLFTLFPNLSWSPWADAYIFVGTIVAMVAQARGLVEFWFAWLLVDLVGVPLAFNSGLAFSGLVYVVYFALVLWGAYDWYQRSRTTPATVLEGATA, encoded by the coding sequence GTGACCGCCCTGACCTGGCTCAACACCCAGGCCTTCGAGGTCTTCGGGCAGAAGGTCATCTGGTCCGACATGATCGGCAACCTGATGGGCCTGGCCGCCCTCGCCCTCGGCTGGCGCCGCTCCATATGGACCTGGCCCGCCCAGCTCCTCTCCGGCCTGATCCTGGTCGCCGCCTACGCCTCCGCCCACCTCGCGGGCGGCGTCGGCAAGCAGCTCCTGGTGATCTCGGTCGCCGTCTGGGGCTGGCGCGCCTGGCAGCTCGGCCGCCGGAAGGCGCAGGACGGCTCCATCGCCGTCCGCACCGCCACCTGGAAGGAGCGCGGACTGCTCCTCGCCGGAGCCGCCGCCGGCACCCTCGCCGTGGGCGGCCTGTTCACCCTCTTCCCGAACCTGTCGTGGAGCCCGTGGGCCGACGCCTACATCTTCGTCGGCACGATCGTGGCGATGGTGGCCCAGGCCCGCGGCCTGGTCGAGTTCTGGTTCGCCTGGCTCCTCGTCGACCTCGTCGGCGTCCCCCTCGCCTTCAACAGCGGCCTGGCCTTCTCCGGCCTCGTCTACGTCGTCTACTTCGCGCTCGTCCTGTGGGGCGCCTACGACTGGTACCAGCGCTCGCGCACCACCCCCGCCACGGTTCTCGAAGGAGCAACGGCATGA
- a CDS encoding bifunctional 3,4-dihydroxy-2-butanone-4-phosphate synthase/GTP cyclohydrolase II gives MTTILKSVPDAADQETFRLDPVEQAIRDIAAGRPVVVVDDEDRENEGDLVIAAEKATPEIVAFMMSECRGLICAPMEGPELERLELPQMVQHNTESMKTAFTVSVDATAEHGVTTGISAADRATTLRLLANGTSEAGDFVRPGHVFPLRAKPGGVLVRNGHTEAAVDLARLAGLRPAGAIVEIAGEDGVMLRLPELIPFARKHGLTIISIEDLIAYRRSSEPTVRREAEVSLPTAAGDFTAYGYRSTVDGVEHVALVHGEVGDGEDVLVRMHSECLTGDIFQSQRCDCGPQLQAAMARIQTEGRGVVVYLRGHEGRGIGLLSKLRAYELQERGRDTLDANLELGLPADARDYGAGAQMLADLGVRSVRLLTNNPDKSDALVRHGIAVAGREPMPVEAGEHNLRYLRTKRDRMGHDLPWLEGAVPTSACGNQ, from the coding sequence ATGACCACCATCCTCAAGTCCGTGCCGGACGCGGCCGACCAGGAGACCTTCCGGCTCGACCCCGTCGAGCAGGCCATCCGCGACATCGCCGCGGGCCGCCCCGTGGTCGTCGTCGACGACGAGGACCGCGAGAACGAGGGCGACCTCGTCATCGCCGCCGAGAAGGCCACCCCCGAGATCGTCGCGTTCATGATGAGCGAGTGCCGGGGCCTGATCTGCGCGCCGATGGAGGGCCCCGAGCTGGAGCGCCTGGAGCTCCCGCAGATGGTCCAGCACAACACCGAGTCGATGAAGACCGCCTTCACCGTCTCCGTCGACGCCACCGCCGAGCACGGCGTCACGACCGGCATCTCCGCCGCCGACCGCGCCACCACCCTGCGCCTGCTGGCCAACGGCACCTCGGAGGCCGGCGACTTCGTCCGCCCCGGCCACGTCTTCCCGCTGCGCGCCAAGCCCGGCGGCGTCCTGGTCCGCAACGGCCACACCGAGGCCGCCGTCGACCTCGCCCGCCTCGCGGGCCTGCGCCCGGCCGGCGCCATCGTGGAGATCGCCGGCGAGGACGGGGTCATGCTGCGGCTGCCCGAGCTGATCCCCTTCGCCCGCAAGCACGGCCTGACGATCATCTCCATCGAGGACCTGATCGCCTACCGCCGCTCCTCCGAGCCGACCGTCCGCCGCGAGGCCGAGGTCAGCCTGCCGACCGCCGCCGGCGACTTCACCGCGTACGGCTACCGCTCCACCGTCGACGGCGTCGAGCACGTCGCCCTCGTCCACGGCGAGGTCGGCGACGGCGAGGACGTCCTGGTCCGGATGCACTCCGAATGCCTGACCGGCGACATCTTCCAGTCCCAGCGCTGCGACTGCGGCCCCCAGCTCCAGGCCGCCATGGCCCGCATCCAGACCGAGGGCCGCGGCGTGGTCGTCTACCTGCGCGGGCACGAGGGCCGCGGCATCGGACTGCTGTCCAAGCTGCGCGCCTACGAGCTCCAGGAACGCGGCCGCGACACCCTGGACGCCAACCTGGAACTCGGCCTGCCCGCCGACGCCCGCGACTACGGGGCCGGCGCCCAGATGCTCGCCGACCTCGGCGTCCGCAGCGTCCGGCTGCTGACCAACAACCCCGACAAGTCGGACGCCCTCGTCCGCCACGGCATCGCCGTCGCCGGCCGGGAACCCATGCCCGTCGAGGCCGGCGAGCACAACCTGCGGTACCTGCGCACCAAGCGGGACCGGATGGGCCACGACCTGCCCTGGCTGGAGGGTGCCGTACCGACCTCCGCCTGCGGCAACCAGTAA
- the ribH gene encoding 6,7-dimethyl-8-ribityllumazine synthase: MSGKGAPELSVKNCGDLRVAVVAAQWHEKVMDGLVDGALRALHELGIDEPTLLRVPGSFELPVVAKVLAGRGYDAVVALGVVIRGGTPHFDYVCQGVTQGLVQVSIDTGVPVGFGVLTCDNDEQALDRAGLEGSNEDKGHEAVTAAVATAMTLRTVSEPWR, translated from the coding sequence GTGAGCGGCAAGGGCGCACCCGAACTGAGCGTGAAGAACTGCGGAGACCTCCGGGTGGCCGTGGTCGCGGCCCAGTGGCACGAGAAGGTCATGGACGGTCTGGTCGACGGCGCCCTGCGCGCCCTGCACGAGCTGGGGATCGACGAGCCCACCCTGCTCCGCGTCCCCGGCAGCTTCGAACTCCCGGTCGTCGCCAAGGTCCTGGCCGGCCGCGGCTACGACGCCGTCGTCGCCCTCGGCGTGGTCATCCGAGGCGGCACCCCGCACTTCGACTACGTCTGCCAGGGCGTCACCCAGGGCCTCGTACAGGTGTCGATCGACACCGGAGTCCCTGTCGGCTTCGGCGTCCTGACCTGCGACAACGACGAGCAGGCGCTGGACCGCGCGGGCCTTGAGGGGTCGAACGAGGACAAGGGGCACGAAGCGGTCACCGCCGCCGTCGCCACCGCGATGACGCTGCGTACCGTCAGCGAACCCTGGCGGTAG
- a CDS encoding phosphoribosyl-ATP diphosphatase has protein sequence MANEPTKSFEELFTELQHKAANGDPSTSRTAELVGKGVHAIGKKIVEEAAEVWMAAEHEGKEAAAEEISQLLYHVQVMMVARGISLDDVYAHL, from the coding sequence ATGGCGAACGAACCCACCAAGAGCTTCGAAGAGCTCTTCACGGAGCTCCAGCACAAGGCCGCCAACGGCGACCCCAGCACCTCCCGCACCGCCGAGCTCGTCGGCAAGGGCGTCCATGCCATCGGCAAGAAGATCGTCGAGGAGGCCGCCGAGGTCTGGATGGCCGCCGAGCACGAGGGCAAGGAAGCCGCCGCCGAGGAGATCTCCCAGCTGCTCTACCACGTCCAGGTGATGATGGTGGCGCGCGGGATCTCCCTCGACGACGTCTACGCGCACCTCTAG
- the hisG gene encoding ATP phosphoribosyltransferase has protein sequence MLRIAVPNKGSLSGPASAMLHEAGYRQRKESKELVTVDPDNEVEFFYLRPKDIAIYVASGKLDIGITGRDLLLDSGANAEEILPLNFGRSTFRYATKPGTAKGPEDFGGMTIATSYEGIVAKHLADQGIDASVVHLDGAVETAIELGVAQVIADVVETGTSLRNAGLEVIGEPILQSEATVIRRTGAGVEDPKVAQFLRRLQGVLVARSYVMMDYDCRAEHLERAVALTPGLESPTISPLHNEGWVAVRAMVPAKEAQRIMDDLYELGARAILTTSIHACRL, from the coding sequence ATGCTGCGCATCGCCGTCCCCAACAAGGGTTCACTCTCCGGACCGGCGTCGGCGATGCTCCATGAGGCCGGCTACCGCCAGCGCAAGGAGTCCAAGGAACTCGTCACGGTCGACCCCGACAACGAGGTCGAGTTCTTCTACCTCCGCCCGAAGGACATCGCGATCTACGTCGCCTCGGGCAAGCTGGACATCGGCATCACCGGCCGCGACCTCCTGCTCGACTCCGGCGCCAACGCCGAGGAGATCCTGCCGCTGAACTTCGGCCGGTCCACCTTCCGCTACGCCACCAAGCCCGGCACCGCGAAGGGCCCCGAGGACTTCGGCGGGATGACGATCGCCACCTCGTACGAGGGGATCGTCGCCAAGCACCTCGCCGACCAGGGCATCGACGCCTCCGTCGTCCACCTGGACGGCGCCGTCGAGACCGCCATCGAGCTCGGCGTCGCGCAGGTCATCGCCGACGTCGTCGAGACCGGCACCAGCCTGCGCAACGCCGGCCTGGAGGTGATCGGCGAGCCGATCCTCCAGTCCGAGGCGACCGTCATCCGCCGCACCGGCGCCGGCGTCGAGGACCCCAAGGTCGCGCAGTTCCTGCGCCGCCTCCAGGGCGTCCTGGTGGCCCGCAGCTACGTGATGATGGACTACGACTGCCGCGCCGAGCACCTGGAGCGCGCCGTCGCCCTCACCCCGGGCCTGGAGTCCCCGACGATCTCCCCGCTCCACAACGAGGGCTGGGTCGCGGTCCGCGCGATGGTCCCCGCCAAGGAGGCCCAGCGGATCATGGACGACCTGTACGAACTCGGCGCGCGCGCGATCCTCACCACCTCGATCCACGCCTGCCGCCTCTAG
- a CDS encoding PH domain-containing protein, which produces MSESAARPAPPALPVTFRPNRTRAVLLSVGTVMFATITAIGLLLENLGPGERVSFVFTAALMASVLVLLSRPKVVADENGVTVVNLTTTRRLEWAQILRVNLRPGDPWVFLDLNDGTSLPVLGIQPGVAKARAIGDARALRALAETHGTGTNDH; this is translated from the coding sequence ATGAGCGAGTCCGCCGCCCGCCCCGCCCCGCCCGCCCTGCCGGTCACCTTCCGGCCGAACCGCACCCGGGCGGTGCTGCTCAGCGTCGGGACCGTCATGTTCGCCACCATCACGGCGATCGGGCTGCTCCTGGAGAACCTCGGCCCCGGCGAGCGGGTCAGCTTCGTCTTCACCGCCGCCCTGATGGCCTCCGTCCTCGTCCTGCTCAGCCGCCCCAAGGTGGTCGCGGACGAGAACGGCGTCACCGTGGTGAACCTCACCACCACCCGCCGCCTGGAGTGGGCGCAGATCCTCCGCGTCAACCTCCGCCCCGGCGACCCGTGGGTCTTCCTCGACCTCAACGACGGCACCAGTCTTCCCGTCCTCGGCATCCAGCCCGGCGTGGCCAAGGCCCGGGCCATCGGCGACGCCCGCGCCCTGCGCGCCCTCGCCGAAACCCACGGAACCGGCACAAACGACCACTGA
- a CDS encoding hemolysin family protein codes for MTIPLLLLVAAFALILANGFFVAAEFGLVTVEKPEAERAAAEGDRRARTVVEALRELSFQLSGTQLGITITSLVVGMLAEPALAALLSGPLAATGLPAGAVSGIAVFTGMLLASAVQMVVGELVPKNWAVSRPLQVARFVAGPQQVFSRAFRPVIAGLNSVANRLVRALGVEPAEEMASARTPGELVSLVRHSAQAGALEQDTADLFVRTLSLGELTAQHVMTPRVKVSALQDTATAADVLNLTRATGLSRFPVYRERIDEVTGVVHLKDALAVPESERARTSVARICVAPLLVPGSLPVQPLLERLRSEQPMAVVVDEYGGTAGVVTLEDIVEELVGEVRDEHDLAEDDSPELAAVPGEDGRPSWEADGSCRVQTLRRIGLDVPEGPYETVAGLVADLLGRIPSPGDRAELPGWKLSVRQVRRNRAERVRLVRLTAVPAPPSGRPAAELEGAAL; via the coding sequence ATGACCATCCCGCTACTGCTGCTCGTGGCGGCCTTCGCACTGATCCTCGCCAACGGTTTCTTCGTGGCGGCCGAGTTCGGCCTCGTCACCGTCGAGAAGCCCGAGGCCGAGCGCGCCGCAGCCGAGGGCGACCGCCGTGCCCGCACGGTCGTCGAAGCCCTGCGGGAGCTGTCCTTCCAGCTCTCCGGCACCCAGCTCGGCATCACCATCACCTCACTCGTCGTCGGCATGCTCGCCGAACCGGCGCTCGCCGCCCTGCTGTCCGGGCCGCTCGCCGCCACCGGCCTGCCCGCCGGAGCCGTCTCCGGCATCGCCGTCTTCACCGGCATGCTGCTCGCCTCCGCCGTGCAGATGGTCGTCGGCGAGCTCGTCCCGAAGAACTGGGCGGTCTCCCGGCCGCTCCAGGTGGCCCGCTTCGTGGCCGGCCCGCAGCAGGTCTTCTCCCGGGCCTTCCGGCCCGTCATCGCCGGCCTCAACTCCGTCGCCAACCGCCTCGTGCGGGCGCTCGGAGTGGAGCCCGCCGAGGAGATGGCCTCCGCCCGCACCCCCGGCGAGCTGGTCTCCCTGGTCCGCCATTCGGCCCAGGCCGGTGCCCTCGAGCAGGACACCGCCGACCTCTTCGTACGGACCCTGTCGCTGGGCGAGCTCACCGCCCAGCACGTCATGACCCCCCGCGTGAAGGTCAGCGCCCTCCAGGACACGGCCACCGCGGCCGACGTGCTGAACCTGACCCGCGCCACCGGCCTGTCCCGCTTCCCGGTCTACCGCGAGCGCATCGACGAGGTCACCGGCGTCGTCCACCTCAAGGACGCCCTCGCCGTGCCCGAGTCCGAACGCGCCCGCACCTCCGTCGCCCGGATCTGCGTCGCCCCGCTGCTGGTCCCCGGCTCCCTGCCGGTCCAGCCGCTGCTGGAGCGGCTGCGCAGCGAACAGCCCATGGCCGTGGTCGTCGACGAGTACGGCGGCACCGCCGGCGTGGTCACCCTGGAGGACATCGTGGAGGAACTCGTCGGAGAGGTCCGCGACGAGCACGACCTCGCCGAGGACGACAGCCCCGAACTGGCCGCCGTACCCGGCGAGGACGGCCGCCCCTCCTGGGAGGCCGACGGCAGCTGCCGCGTGCAGACCCTGCGCCGGATAGGCCTCGACGTGCCCGAGGGGCCCTACGAGACCGTCGCCGGGCTCGTGGCCGACCTCCTCGGCCGGATCCCCTCACCCGGGGACCGGGCCGAGCTGCCCGGCTGGAAGCTGTCCGTCCGCCAGGTCCGGCGCAACCGCGCGGAGCGGGTGCGCCTGGTACGCCTCACGGCCGTGCCGGCCCCCCCGAGCGGCCGCCCGGCCGCCGAGCTGGAAGGCGCCGCCCTGTGA